One Curtobacterium sp. BH-2-1-1 genomic region harbors:
- a CDS encoding glycosyl hydrolase family 8 — MTRRTWIPVTAAAAVLVALGIALVAVRPWGAPQSEAGGASTPTSSAAPDAARSPEQLRTDFLDRYVQDGRVVRTDQGGDTVSEGQAYGLLIAYANGDRDRFGEIWTWTKRHLLTDDHLLAWRWTPDDGIADGQSASDADLDAARALVLAGSSWDESRYTTAGKTMASAILEHETATTELGTILLPGPWADSEPYRYDASYASPAAYDVLAKATGDDRWEALGSGSRAVTRAVLAGSDLPSDWSQVHADGTVDPMPATGGDDRVLYGYDAMRLPLRYAEACAAQDRSLAGSIAPTLRRQTQLAAQLDLGGTAVTGDTNALAYVARAAAEQASGQSAAAATDLRRADRTAATTPTYYGDAWAALGATMLTSDVLGGCATRAGGAS; from the coding sequence ATGACCCGCAGGACCTGGATCCCCGTGACCGCCGCAGCCGCGGTGCTCGTCGCGCTCGGCATCGCGCTCGTCGCGGTGCGCCCGTGGGGCGCCCCGCAGTCCGAGGCCGGAGGTGCGTCGACCCCGACGTCCTCGGCGGCGCCGGACGCAGCGCGCTCGCCGGAGCAGCTGCGGACGGACTTCCTCGACCGGTACGTGCAGGACGGCCGCGTCGTCCGCACCGACCAGGGCGGCGACACCGTCAGCGAGGGGCAGGCCTACGGGCTCCTGATCGCCTACGCGAACGGCGACCGTGACCGCTTCGGCGAGATCTGGACGTGGACGAAGCGGCACCTGCTCACCGACGACCACCTGCTCGCGTGGCGGTGGACGCCGGACGACGGCATCGCCGACGGGCAGTCCGCGAGCGACGCCGACCTCGACGCCGCCAGGGCACTCGTGCTCGCCGGGTCCTCGTGGGACGAGTCCCGGTACACCACGGCGGGGAAGACCATGGCGTCCGCGATCCTCGAGCACGAGACCGCCACGACCGAGCTCGGGACGATCCTGCTGCCCGGGCCGTGGGCCGACTCCGAGCCGTACCGGTACGACGCCTCGTACGCGTCACCGGCGGCGTACGACGTGCTGGCGAAGGCGACCGGCGACGACCGATGGGAGGCGCTCGGCTCCGGGTCGCGAGCGGTCACGCGGGCCGTGCTCGCCGGGTCCGACCTGCCGAGTGACTGGTCCCAGGTGCACGCCGACGGCACGGTCGACCCGATGCCCGCGACCGGTGGCGACGACCGGGTGCTGTACGGGTACGACGCGATGCGGCTGCCGCTCCGGTACGCCGAGGCCTGCGCCGCGCAGGACCGGTCCCTGGCAGGGTCGATCGCGCCGACGCTCCGGCGGCAGACGCAGTTGGCGGCACAGCTCGACCTCGGCGGGACGGCCGTGACGGGGGACACGAACGCGCTGGCGTACGTGGCGCGGGCTGCGGCGGAGCAGGCCTCCGGGCAGTCGGCAGCGGCGGCGACGGACCTGCGCCGGGCGGACCGGACGGCTGCGACGACGCCGACCTACTACGGGGACGCGTGGGCGGCGCTCGGCGCGACGATGCTCACGTCCGACGTGCTCGGCGGGTGCGCGACGCGTGCCGGGGGTGCCTCGTGA
- a CDS encoding DUF4397 domain-containing protein has translation MPAPRRTLLVGALATSLVAAAVGLAPQAATAATPAATSSDQGWLRVGHLSPDTKGVDVELSSLAGGKTVFELDDVTYGQVSPYQELPVGTYVLSMRAADAPDSTPVISTDVTVDKGDASTVVAYGKNSGLKTTAFTDDLQQPGDGKAKLRLVQAATTAKSVDVSTSEGTAVAEDAAFGTATKYATVDAGKWTLDVSGSGQRGTAKVDLAGNTVSTLFVLDDSKGDLTVVPVTDAAATASTPSGGVQTGGGGAAADPVEQATHELIATLRSLFR, from the coding sequence ATGCCCGCACCTCGTCGCACCCTCCTCGTCGGCGCCCTCGCCACGAGCCTCGTCGCCGCAGCCGTCGGCCTCGCGCCGCAAGCAGCGACCGCCGCCACACCCGCCGCCACCTCGAGCGACCAGGGCTGGCTCCGCGTCGGCCACCTCTCCCCGGACACGAAGGGCGTCGACGTCGAGCTGTCGAGCCTGGCCGGCGGCAAGACGGTCTTCGAGCTCGACGACGTCACCTACGGCCAGGTCAGCCCGTACCAGGAGCTCCCAGTCGGCACCTACGTCCTGTCGATGCGCGCCGCCGACGCCCCCGACTCGACCCCGGTGATCTCCACCGACGTCACGGTCGACAAGGGCGACGCGAGCACCGTCGTCGCCTACGGCAAGAACTCCGGGCTCAAGACGACCGCGTTCACCGACGACCTCCAGCAGCCCGGTGACGGCAAGGCGAAGCTCCGGCTCGTGCAGGCCGCGACCACCGCGAAGTCAGTGGACGTGAGCACCTCCGAGGGGACCGCCGTCGCCGAGGACGCCGCCTTCGGCACCGCCACGAAGTACGCCACCGTCGACGCCGGCAAGTGGACGCTCGACGTCTCGGGCAGCGGGCAGCGGGGCACGGCGAAGGTCGACCTCGCGGGCAACACCGTCTCGACGCTGTTCGTGCTCGACGACAGCAAGGGCGACCTCACGGTCGTGCCCGTCACGGACGCGGCAGCCACGGCGTCCACGCCGTCCGGCGGGGTGCAGACCGGTGGTGGCGGCGCGGCCGCCGACCCCGTCGAGCAGGCCACCCACGAGCTGATCGCGACGCTCCGCTCACTGTTCCGCTGA
- a CDS encoding glycosyltransferase family 39 protein: MTASITDTTGIPIRGAVARQRSGVGAWFRRHAASLGWLLPVLAMTVVVQSWNMSGTPQRIDDEGTYTAQAWAITHLGEITHYTYWYDHPPLGWIQIAGYTSLTGAFARYPFAVEAGREAMVFFAAVSSILLFVLGRRLGAGRATAAVAGLVFALSPLALQYHRTVYIDNVATPWLLAAFVLVLSRRQQLAGFAGAAACLGIAVLSKETYLLALPFLIWIAVRRADRSTRRYTLSVAGAVLAVIGGGYLLLAAVKGELLPGTGRVSLFEGITYQLGSRAASGSVFDAGSLANEAAAQWWALDPVFIVLGSAAAFVGLFLRRVRPIAAMLVFLLLMMFRPNGYLPVPYVIMLIPFAALLVAYTAERAVLTVLGRLRGTSGTDARAVVRRGLGTTWAVVTSAALLVALPLWGTQLRGFVLGNLDLPMQQAEQWVGDNVPKSSRLLVDDAMWVDLVQDGFARNNVIWYYKLDTDAAVERQSPNGWKDSDYVVTTDSMRTGGNSSSDIRQAIENSTTVAAFGTGNQRVDVRRIHAEGSTAAEAAITRATDLRKTMGTELASNPALFADEGTKSQFRAGQVDSRAMIALGQVLADGFVEVDRFTPVSGETGQPFRRVVLEAPGNAEASRVEATLDAMASGFRPDSVERDGSRLTVVYAPADPTTTATSAS; encoded by the coding sequence ATGACCGCCAGCATCACCGACACCACCGGCATCCCGATCCGGGGCGCCGTCGCCCGCCAGCGCTCCGGCGTCGGCGCCTGGTTCCGCCGGCACGCCGCGAGCCTCGGCTGGCTCCTCCCCGTCCTCGCCATGACGGTCGTCGTGCAGTCGTGGAACATGTCCGGCACGCCGCAGCGGATCGACGACGAGGGCACGTACACCGCCCAGGCCTGGGCGATCACGCACCTCGGCGAGATCACCCACTACACGTACTGGTACGACCACCCGCCGCTGGGCTGGATCCAGATCGCCGGGTACACCTCGCTGACCGGGGCGTTCGCGCGCTACCCGTTCGCCGTCGAGGCCGGGCGCGAGGCGATGGTGTTCTTCGCCGCCGTGTCGAGCATCCTGCTGTTCGTCCTCGGCCGCCGACTCGGTGCCGGCCGTGCCACCGCGGCGGTCGCGGGCCTCGTGTTCGCGCTGTCGCCCCTGGCCCTGCAGTACCACCGCACGGTCTACATCGACAACGTCGCGACGCCGTGGCTCCTCGCCGCGTTCGTCCTCGTGCTCAGCCGTCGCCAGCAGCTCGCCGGCTTCGCGGGTGCCGCTGCGTGCCTCGGCATCGCGGTGCTCTCGAAGGAGACGTACCTGCTCGCCCTGCCGTTCCTGATCTGGATCGCGGTGCGCCGGGCCGACCGGAGCACCCGCCGGTACACGCTCAGCGTCGCCGGGGCCGTGCTCGCCGTGATCGGTGGCGGCTACCTGCTGCTCGCCGCGGTGAAGGGCGAGCTCCTGCCCGGTACCGGTCGGGTCAGCCTCTTCGAGGGCATCACCTACCAGCTCGGTTCCCGGGCGGCCAGCGGATCGGTGTTCGACGCGGGGAGCCTCGCGAACGAAGCCGCCGCGCAGTGGTGGGCGCTCGACCCGGTGTTCATCGTGCTCGGCTCGGCCGCCGCGTTCGTCGGGCTGTTCCTCCGCCGGGTGCGCCCGATCGCGGCGATGCTCGTGTTCCTGCTGCTCATGATGTTTCGCCCGAACGGGTACCTGCCCGTGCCGTACGTGATCATGCTCATCCCGTTCGCCGCGCTCCTCGTCGCCTACACCGCCGAACGTGCCGTCCTCACCGTGCTCGGCCGCCTGCGCGGGACCTCGGGGACCGATGCGCGGGCCGTCGTCCGCCGGGGCCTCGGCACCACGTGGGCGGTCGTGACGTCCGCGGCACTCCTCGTCGCCCTCCCGCTCTGGGGCACGCAGCTGCGCGGGTTCGTGCTCGGCAACCTCGACCTGCCGATGCAGCAGGCCGAGCAGTGGGTCGGCGACAACGTCCCGAAGTCCTCGCGGCTGCTCGTGGACGACGCCATGTGGGTCGACCTCGTGCAGGACGGCTTCGCCCGGAACAACGTCATCTGGTACTACAAGCTCGACACCGACGCCGCGGTCGAACGCCAGTCGCCGAACGGCTGGAAGGACTCGGACTACGTCGTCACGACGGACTCGATGCGCACCGGAGGCAACTCGTCGTCGGACATCCGCCAGGCGATCGAGAACTCGACGACCGTCGCCGCGTTCGGCACCGGCAACCAGCGGGTCGACGTCCGACGCATCCACGCCGAGGGGTCGACGGCCGCCGAGGCCGCCATCACCCGCGCGACCGACCTCCGGAAGACGATGGGGACCGAGCTCGCCTCGAACCCGGCGCTCTTCGCCGACGAGGGCACCAAGTCGCAGTTCCGCGCCGGACAGGTGGACTCGCGGGCGATGATCGCGCTCGGGCAGGTCCTCGCCGACGGGTTCGTCGAGGTCGACCGGTTCACGCCGGTGTCCGGCGAGACCGGGCAGCCCTTCCGGCGGGTCGTCCTGGAGGCCCCCGGCAACGCCGAGGCGTCCCGCGTCGAGGCCACCCTCGACGCCATGGCCAGCGGGTTCCGACCCGACTCGGTCGAGCGGGACGGGTCGCGCCTGACCGTCGTCTACGCCCCCGCCGACCCGACCACGACCGCGACGAGCGCCTCGTGA
- a CDS encoding glycosyltransferase produces MIISATLWTAAGPLLQPNEGTAPSSVPNRGTTDVPTGGSGQLPQAAWSVGEWVGYSALIAISVLLTIIALTTLWWMLHAWRSRDALKSTSFSQTPRPAAHRFTLLVPGRHEQDVMGETLDMLAKQDHPDFEIIAIVGEDDPETDAVVRAAAARHPGLITVVVDDTAPKNKPKAMNLALQYATGDIVGVFDAEDEVYPRLLSLVDSRFQETDADVVQGGVQLMNFKSSWWSLRNVLEYYFWFRSRLHFHAGSKFIPLGGNTVFVTKERLDWSNGWDAHCLAEDCELGVRLSADGAKVVVAYSPEAVTREETPPTFASLLKQRTRWNQGFLQVLGKGEWKKLPSFRQRFFARYMLTMPFIQAATGLLIPLSVLMILFVKVPTAVALVSFVPVAPTLMLLAVEVVGLNEFGRLYKEKVRIRDYVKLVLGLVPYQIFLAAAAVRAVVRHAKGQNGWEKTEHTGQHRTAGQSAEVVGFANAVTTDRADDRSDDRELVASTTGGTR; encoded by the coding sequence ATGATCATCTCCGCCACGCTGTGGACGGCCGCAGGGCCGCTGCTCCAGCCGAACGAGGGGACGGCTCCGTCGAGCGTCCCGAACCGCGGCACGACCGACGTCCCGACAGGAGGCTCGGGGCAGCTCCCGCAGGCCGCCTGGTCGGTCGGCGAGTGGGTCGGGTACTCGGCCCTCATCGCGATCTCCGTGCTGCTCACGATCATCGCGCTCACCACGCTGTGGTGGATGCTGCACGCCTGGCGCTCGCGCGACGCGCTCAAGTCGACGAGCTTCAGCCAGACCCCGCGCCCGGCGGCGCACCGGTTCACGCTGCTGGTCCCCGGCCGCCACGAGCAGGACGTCATGGGGGAGACGCTCGACATGCTCGCGAAGCAGGACCACCCGGACTTCGAGATCATCGCGATCGTCGGCGAGGACGACCCCGAGACGGACGCCGTCGTGCGTGCCGCTGCGGCCCGGCACCCCGGGCTCATCACGGTCGTCGTCGACGACACCGCGCCGAAGAACAAGCCGAAGGCGATGAACCTCGCGCTCCAGTACGCGACGGGCGACATCGTCGGGGTGTTCGACGCGGAGGACGAGGTCTACCCGCGGCTGCTCTCCCTGGTCGACTCGCGCTTCCAGGAGACCGACGCCGACGTCGTGCAGGGCGGCGTGCAGCTGATGAACTTCAAGTCGAGCTGGTGGTCGCTCCGGAACGTGCTCGAGTACTACTTCTGGTTCCGCTCGCGCCTGCACTTCCACGCCGGGTCGAAGTTCATCCCGCTCGGCGGCAACACCGTCTTCGTGACGAAGGAACGCCTGGACTGGTCGAACGGCTGGGACGCGCACTGCCTCGCCGAGGACTGCGAGCTCGGCGTCCGGCTCTCCGCCGACGGCGCCAAGGTCGTCGTCGCCTACAGCCCCGAGGCCGTCACCCGCGAGGAGACCCCGCCCACCTTCGCCTCCCTGCTCAAGCAGCGCACCCGGTGGAACCAGGGCTTCCTGCAGGTGCTCGGCAAGGGGGAGTGGAAGAAGCTCCCGTCGTTCCGCCAGCGGTTCTTCGCCCGCTACATGCTGACGATGCCGTTCATCCAGGCGGCCACCGGGCTGCTCATCCCGCTCAGCGTCCTGATGATCCTGTTCGTCAAGGTGCCGACGGCGGTCGCCCTCGTGTCGTTCGTGCCCGTCGCCCCGACGCTCATGCTGCTCGCCGTCGAGGTCGTCGGCCTCAACGAGTTCGGTCGGCTCTACAAGGAGAAGGTCCGGATCCGCGACTACGTGAAGCTCGTGCTCGGCCTCGTGCCCTACCAGATCTTCCTCGCCGCAGCGGCGGTCCGGGCCGTGGTCCGGCACGCCAAGGGGCAGAACGGGTGGGAGAAGACCGAGCACACCGGGCAGCACCGCACGGCCGGGCAGTCGGCCGAGGTCGTCGGCTTCGCGAACGCCGTGACCACCGATCGGGCGGACGACCGCTCGGACGACCGTGAACTCGTCGCGTCGACCACCGGAGGGACCCGATGA
- a CDS encoding GtrA family protein — MPSATGAVPVPPRAAVARLVVLARQLVSFGSIGAVCFVIDLGVYNLLRATVMPDGPIAAKIVSAVVSTALAWIGNRFITFRAERQTGRRETLREGLLFAVTNLIGLGIAAACLFVSHYVLGFTSTLADNVAGNGVGLVLGTAFRFAAYKALVFRSTDAHAKELAE; from the coding sequence GTGCCATCCGCAACCGGCGCGGTACCCGTCCCTCCGCGCGCGGCCGTCGCGCGCCTGGTGGTGCTCGCGCGGCAACTCGTCTCCTTCGGCAGCATCGGCGCCGTCTGCTTCGTCATCGACCTCGGCGTCTACAACCTCCTCCGCGCGACCGTGATGCCCGACGGGCCCATCGCCGCCAAGATCGTCTCCGCCGTCGTCTCCACGGCCTTGGCCTGGATCGGCAACCGGTTCATCACGTTCCGGGCCGAGCGGCAGACCGGCCGCCGCGAGACCCTCCGCGAGGGGCTCCTGTTCGCGGTCACCAACCTCATCGGGCTCGGCATCGCCGCCGCGTGCCTGTTCGTCTCGCACTACGTCCTCGGTTTCACCTCCACCCTCGCCGACAACGTCGCCGGCAACGGGGTGGGTCTCGTGCTCGGCACCGCGTTCCGGTTCGCCGCGTACAAGGCCCTCGTCTTCCGTTCCACCGACGCTCACGCGAAGGAGCTCGCCGAATGA
- a CDS encoding aldo/keto reductase family protein, whose protein sequence is MEFRYLGNSGLKISEITYGNWLTHGSQVENDVATQCVRAALDAGITTFDTADTYANTAAETVLGEALQAERRQSLEIFTKVYWPTGPKGHNDVGLSRKHIMESIDGSLERLQTDYVDLYQAHRYDHETPLEETMQAFADVVRQGKALYIGVSEWNAEQIRAGAALAKELGFQLISNQPQYSMLWRVIEGEVVPASKQLGLSQIVWSPIAQGVLTGKYKPGQPLPEGSRATDEKGGADMIKRFMRDEVLEAVQRLQPVADQAGLTLAQLAIAWTLQNENVASAIVGASRPEQVTDNVKAAGVRLDADALAAIDAALGDIPERDASKTVSPASRPA, encoded by the coding sequence ATGGAATTCAGGTACCTGGGCAACTCCGGACTCAAGATCTCCGAGATCACCTACGGCAACTGGCTGACGCACGGCTCGCAGGTCGAGAACGACGTCGCCACCCAGTGCGTGCGGGCAGCGCTCGACGCCGGCATCACCACGTTCGACACCGCGGACACGTACGCCAACACCGCCGCCGAGACCGTCCTCGGCGAGGCGCTGCAGGCCGAGCGCCGCCAGTCGCTGGAGATCTTCACGAAGGTCTACTGGCCGACCGGGCCGAAGGGGCACAACGACGTCGGCCTCAGCCGCAAGCACATCATGGAGTCGATCGACGGGTCGCTCGAGCGCCTCCAGACCGACTACGTCGACCTCTACCAGGCGCACCGGTACGACCACGAGACTCCCCTCGAGGAGACGATGCAGGCCTTCGCCGACGTCGTCCGCCAGGGCAAGGCGCTGTACATCGGCGTCAGCGAGTGGAACGCCGAGCAGATCCGCGCCGGTGCCGCGCTCGCGAAGGAGCTCGGCTTCCAGCTCATCTCGAACCAGCCGCAGTACTCGATGCTGTGGCGGGTCATCGAGGGCGAGGTCGTCCCCGCGTCGAAGCAGCTCGGCCTCAGCCAGATCGTCTGGTCGCCGATCGCCCAGGGCGTGCTCACCGGCAAGTACAAGCCCGGTCAGCCCCTCCCCGAGGGCTCCCGCGCCACCGACGAGAAGGGCGGCGCCGACATGATCAAGCGGTTCATGCGCGACGAGGTCCTCGAAGCCGTCCAGCGCCTCCAGCCCGTCGCCGACCAGGCCGGCCTGACCCTGGCGCAGCTCGCCATCGCGTGGACGCTCCAGAACGAGAACGTCGCGAGTGCGATCGTCGGCGCGTCCCGTCCGGAGCAGGTCACCGACAACGTCAAGGCCGCGGGCGTGCGCCTGGACGCCGACGCCCTCGCGGCGATCGACGCAGCCCTGGGGGACATCCCGGAGCGCGACGCGTCGAAGACCGTCAGCCCGGCGTCGCGCCCCGCGTAG
- a CDS encoding YceI family protein: MTLTASTIPGYQTGTWKIDPTHSEVTFSVRHLAISKVKGKFETFDATVVTAENPLESTVEANIDVASINTGQEQRDQHLKTSDFFLTEEHPQLTFRSTSIEAKGDDLHIAGDLTLRGVTKPVVLKAELGGFTTDGYGQVKFGAEATTKIDRTEFGVNWNAALEAGGFTLGNDVTINLDVQFVLQAA; encoded by the coding sequence ATGACGCTCACCGCCTCGACCATCCCCGGCTACCAGACCGGTACCTGGAAGATCGATCCCACCCACTCCGAGGTCACGTTCTCGGTCCGCCACCTCGCGATCAGCAAGGTCAAGGGCAAGTTCGAGACCTTCGACGCCACCGTCGTCACCGCCGAGAACCCGCTCGAGTCGACCGTCGAGGCGAACATCGACGTCGCGTCCATCAACACCGGCCAGGAGCAGCGCGACCAGCACCTCAAGACGAGCGACTTCTTCCTCACCGAGGAGCACCCGCAGCTCACCTTCCGCTCGACGAGCATCGAGGCGAAGGGCGACGACCTGCACATCGCCGGCGACCTGACCCTGCGTGGCGTCACCAAGCCGGTCGTCCTCAAGGCCGAGCTCGGCGGCTTCACGACCGACGGCTACGGCCAGGTCAAGTTCGGCGCCGAGGCCACGACCAAGATCGACCGCACCGAGTTCGGCGTGAACTGGAACGCTGCGCTCGAGGCCGGTGGCTTCACGCTCGGCAACGACGTGACGATCAACCTCGACGTGCAGTTCGTCCTCCAGGCGGCCTGA
- a CDS encoding TIGR03086 family metal-binding protein: protein MATDWIALQALAAAEFGRRVAAVTDWDASTPDSEWTTRDLVRHVVEEQRWIPKLLTGCDYAQAEADLEAVGSDLAAEWAKFAAEAIEAWQRTPADTPVHLATDVVPAGQYLTEQTSDITIHTWDLARATGSDETLPDELVQAVWEHFEPQIEDLAATGLYAAPVDVDEDAPLQVRLLAVTGRDARVAA from the coding sequence ATGGCCACCGACTGGATCGCGCTGCAGGCACTCGCGGCAGCCGAGTTCGGCCGCCGCGTCGCCGCCGTCACGGACTGGGACGCGTCGACCCCCGACTCCGAATGGACCACCCGAGACCTCGTCCGACACGTCGTCGAGGAGCAGCGGTGGATCCCGAAGCTCCTGACGGGGTGCGACTACGCCCAGGCCGAAGCGGATCTCGAAGCGGTCGGCTCCGACCTCGCGGCCGAGTGGGCGAAGTTCGCGGCCGAAGCCATCGAGGCGTGGCAGAGAACGCCCGCTGACACGCCGGTGCACCTCGCCACGGACGTCGTCCCGGCCGGGCAGTACCTCACCGAGCAGACCAGCGACATCACGATCCACACGTGGGACCTCGCGCGGGCGACCGGCAGCGACGAGACCCTGCCGGACGAACTCGTGCAGGCCGTGTGGGAGCACTTCGAGCCGCAGATCGAGGACCTCGCCGCGACCGGGCTCTACGCCGCACCGGTCGACGTCGACGAGGACGCGCCGCTGCAGGTCCGCCTCCTCGCGGTCACAGGGCGCGATGCCAGGGTGGCGGCATGA
- a CDS encoding aldo/keto reductase: MMSYGDPDKGAHEWSVGIDEARPFVRRAYDQGITTFDTANVYSAGSSEEITGTLLKELAPREEVQVFTKVFNRMRPGPNGAGLSRAAIMHEIDASLTRLGTDYVDLYQIHRFDPHTPVEETMEALHDVVKSGKARYIGASSMWAWQFAEMQHVADLNGWTRFVSMQNQHNLLEREEEREMHPFCAHTGVGVIPWSPLARGKLTRPWDAQGSGNRADTDEFGKTLYKQDEDANRAIVDAVQQVAEAHDVSMAQIALAWVMRQPAVSAPIVGATKEHHIDDAVAATTIDLTDDEVTRLESAYTPRVPSGF; encoded by the coding sequence ATGATGTCCTACGGCGACCCCGACAAGGGCGCCCACGAGTGGAGCGTCGGCATCGACGAGGCCCGCCCCTTCGTCCGCCGCGCGTACGACCAGGGCATCACCACGTTCGACACCGCGAACGTCTACTCCGCGGGCAGCTCCGAGGAGATCACCGGCACCCTCCTCAAGGAACTCGCCCCGCGCGAGGAGGTCCAGGTCTTCACCAAGGTCTTCAACCGCATGCGCCCGGGCCCCAACGGCGCCGGACTCTCGCGGGCGGCGATCATGCACGAGATCGACGCCTCGCTGACCCGCCTCGGCACGGACTACGTCGACCTGTACCAGATCCACCGTTTCGACCCGCACACCCCGGTCGAGGAGACGATGGAGGCGCTCCACGACGTCGTGAAGTCCGGCAAGGCGCGCTACATCGGCGCGAGCAGCATGTGGGCGTGGCAGTTCGCCGAGATGCAGCACGTGGCCGACCTGAACGGCTGGACGCGGTTCGTCAGCATGCAGAACCAGCACAACCTCCTCGAACGAGAGGAGGAGCGCGAGATGCACCCCTTCTGCGCCCACACCGGCGTCGGCGTGATCCCGTGGAGCCCGCTCGCCCGCGGCAAGCTCACCCGCCCCTGGGACGCGCAGGGTTCCGGCAACAGGGCCGACACCGACGAGTTCGGCAAGACGCTCTACAAGCAGGACGAGGACGCCAACCGCGCGATCGTCGACGCGGTGCAGCAGGTGGCCGAGGCCCACGACGTGAGCATGGCGCAGATCGCCCTCGCGTGGGTCATGCGGCAGCCCGCGGTCTCCGCCCCGATCGTCGGCGCGACGAAGGAGCACCACATCGACGACGCGGTCGCTGCGACGACGATCGACCTCACGGACGACGAGGTCACCCGTCTCGAATCCGCGTACACACCCCGGGTGCCGTCCGGTTTCTGA
- a CDS encoding oxygenase MpaB family protein: MPSVADAFRSRLNDTFTGGATERPAWIDELEQGTDAGFFGPGSATWSVHGGKQTILAGVRALLVQALHPGALAGVADHSRYREDPFGRLAGTIRWIYTVSHGDTTAARSASAWVRKLHERVRGEYVDGHGVTKPYAANDPDLARWVHLAFTDAFLRSAQLWGEPIPGGADAYVREWAIAGRLMGVEDAPESDAELRAQMNGYLDRGELVANARTLDVVRFIKDPPLARLLRPGYRALFDGAVVSLDPRHRSMLGLRTPAVGPVEFPVRRTAGVVLDGIGAVLGHQPGTERAALVRIARLGGERRIPDATV; the protein is encoded by the coding sequence ATGCCCTCTGTCGCCGATGCCTTCCGATCCCGTCTCAACGACACGTTCACCGGTGGTGCGACGGAGCGCCCGGCCTGGATCGACGAGCTCGAACAGGGCACGGACGCCGGGTTCTTCGGGCCCGGCTCCGCCACCTGGTCGGTGCACGGCGGGAAGCAGACGATCCTCGCGGGTGTCCGCGCCCTGCTCGTCCAGGCGCTCCACCCGGGGGCGCTCGCCGGCGTCGCCGACCACTCCCGCTACCGCGAGGACCCGTTCGGCCGCCTCGCCGGCACGATCCGCTGGATCTACACGGTCTCGCACGGCGACACCACGGCGGCCCGGTCCGCGAGCGCCTGGGTCCGGAAGCTCCACGAGCGCGTCCGTGGCGAGTACGTCGACGGCCACGGGGTCACGAAGCCGTACGCCGCGAACGACCCGGACCTCGCCCGGTGGGTGCACCTCGCGTTCACCGACGCCTTCCTCCGCAGTGCGCAGCTGTGGGGCGAACCCATCCCCGGCGGTGCCGACGCCTACGTCCGTGAGTGGGCGATCGCCGGCCGGCTGATGGGCGTCGAGGACGCCCCCGAGTCCGACGCCGAGCTCCGCGCCCAGATGAACGGGTACCTCGACCGCGGGGAACTCGTCGCCAACGCACGGACGCTCGACGTCGTCCGGTTCATCAAGGACCCGCCCCTCGCACGCCTGCTGCGCCCCGGGTACCGGGCGCTCTTCGACGGCGCGGTCGTCTCCCTCGATCCGCGGCACCGCTCGATGCTCGGGTTGCGGACGCCTGCGGTCGGGCCGGTGGAGTTCCCGGTCCGTCGGACCGCGGGCGTGGTGCTCGACGGCATCGGTGCCGTGCTCGGGCACCAGCCGGGGACGGAGCGCGCGGCGCTCGTGCGGATCGCGCGGCTGGGCGGCGAGCGGCGGATTCCGGACGCGACCGTCTGA